The Meiothermus sp. CFH 77666 DNA segment GATCAGCAGCAGGTCTTGCCAGCGATGATGGGTTTTCAAGTACTCGCGGGAATCGGGTATCTGGGCTAGATACGGCAACGGACTGGGGATGGAGACAGCTTTCATATGTGATTATGATAAAAGCCTGGCCTGGTCGGAATTGATAGACACACCCCTTTCCCCTCGGATACAATATTGGTTCGTGAACTACGGGATTTTCGACGATATCGCTCAGGAAGCCCTGGAAAAAACCCAGGCCGATCTGGCCCGGTATCCCTACGAGCGCTTCGAGACCTATTACACCTTCGCCGACAAAACCATCATCCCCACCTTCCTGACCCAGCCGGTCTCGCGCACCCAGGTCAATACCCGGCAGCTCTTCTATACCACCAAGGGCACCCAGGAGCTATTCCCCGCCTTTGGAGCCTCGATGAGCATGATGCGGAGCCGCTTCGCCCGTGACGTGTGGGACGGGGGCAATGGGGGGGTACATATCTTGCCCCGGGTGGGGCTATCCGACGACGAACGCCTTGCGGATGTGCGGGCCAGTGCCCCCGCCCTGGTGGGGGCAGCGCTCGGCATTAACGAGAAAGAAGAGTTCCTGGCCGAACTCTTCGCGGAACCCAACCTGATTTTCGCTTCGATTGACATTGCCCACGGGGCCAATGCGGCGGTGCTACCGGTGCTGGCCAAGATTCGCGGGCTGGGCATAGATAGCGGTGTCATCCTGGGCAACGTGGGCTCCATCGAGGGCTTTGCTTATGCCTACTGGCTGATGAAGCTTTCGGGCTTCCAGCACTTCATCCTCAAGGTGGGGGTGGGGCCGGGCTCGGTCTGCACCACCCGCATCAACACCGGTGTGGGGGTGGGGCAGCTATCGCTATTGGAGGAAATTCGCAAGTTCCAGGCTGTGATCGGTTATACCGACGCGCAGATCATCGCCGATGGGGGGGTGAACAGCTCGGGTGATTTCGTGAAGGCCCTGGCCTACAGCGATGGGGTGATGATGGGCAAGTTCTTTGCCTCCGGGAGCTTCGAGGACGAGGTTCTGATCAAGAAGGATGGTCACCTCGAGGGCGTTCTGCTCTACGGCATGGCCTCCACCCTGGTCACCGAAAAGCGCAACTTTATTGAGGGCTCCTCGCAAACCTTGCGGGCCTTCCACCACACTGCTCAAGAAGCGATTGCACGGTTGCGCGAAGGTTTGCAAAGCGCCATGACCTACGTCAACGCCACCAACCTGACCGAGTTCAGGGGCAACGTGCGCTTCGCCCGTAATTCGGCGGCGGCCATCACCGAGGCCGGGGTGCACTAATACCAAATCCATGTGAACCTCTTGCCTTCTCCCCTGGGCGGGAGAAGGTGGCGACACCCCGCTATTGCTACTTACGAACATTGATGAGAGCGCGATTGACTGCGCTTGGGGTGTCGCCGGATGAGGGGGTAATGAATGCCTCTCAATGATAACTTTCCAACTAAATTTTGGTATCAACTTGCATAATCCAGACCATAAATCTCGAGATACCGCTTGATTCGCTCCGCCAGCGTTGGCAACGGTGCGACCTCGCCGCAAACCCAGTCTGGGGTGTAGTTGCGGCAGACCGGCGGGCGGGATTCGTAGATGGCGCACTTGCACCCAGCGTCCAGATGCTTGCAGGGTACGCCCAGGGGCTTTTGCAGAGCGGCAATATCGGGGGCCGCACAGCAGGCCCCGCACAGGGTGCATTCCTGGCGCCAGCGGCTAGAAGGATGAACCGGGTTCATTGGGCCTGCTGCAATACCTCGCGAACGCGCCAGAAGGCCAGGTAGAGGTGGTGAGCCTCGTGCACCAGGAAGAGCTCGAGCCACTCCCGCAGGGGCATGGGCCCCGCCGCACTGTGAACCCCCACCCGCTCCAGCTGGGCTTCGCTCAGGGCTGCGACCTGCTGGTTAAGCTGGGCCCGAAGCTCTTTGAGCTCGGTCAGCACTTCCTCGGGGGAGCGCTCCACCAGCAGCAAAAAGGCCGGTTCGGTGTCGGGTTTGAGCCGCTCGATCAGAGGGGCCTCCTCTTGCAGGATGCGGGCCATGCGATCCTGGGTAACCAGGGTGAAGTGGGCCAGGTGGGCCAGGTTCTCGTGGGCCGACCACTTCTCGGGCTGGCTGCGCTGGCGCAGCTGCTCGGGGGTTGCCCTGCCCACAATTTGCGGAGTCCGGCCAGTGATAGTTCAAAACGGGTCAGCAGGGTGCTTTTCATGTCTCTAGCTTAGGTCAAGTGGGAGGGCGTAACCGGGTACTATTCCAGATTTGAAACCCCGACCCTCTGTTCCCACTCCACAACCTTTCCACACCTGGGCACATGCCCCACTTTTTTCTGGCTTTGCGGTTATCCTGATGGGCGTGGAAGTTCTGGCACTGGTCTATCGCAACCTGCGGGCGCGGCCCATTCGCAGCATTCTGACTTTGCTGGGAATTGTGGTCTCGACGGCCTCGATGGTGCTTTTTTTGTCGTTTGGAGAGGGGCTGCGCAAGGCCCTGGGGGCGGAGTTATCCAATGTGGGGCCGGCTATTCTGGTGCTTCCCGAAGGCGTGGAGGCCATCAGCCCCGGCTACCCCGAGCTGCGCCCGGATACCTTACGGCAGATTCAGGCTGTAGCGGCAGAACTCGGCATTACCCAGGTGATTCCCACGGCCACTTTTGCCAGGGGAGGCTTTGACCCCTCGAGCAGCTTCATTTTCCAGGGCCTGCCCCAGGGGTTCGGGCCCAAAGACCTCTATCCAAACGTTCAGCTCGAGTCCGGCAGCC contains these protein-coding regions:
- a CDS encoding IMP dehydrogenase; this translates as MNYGIFDDIAQEALEKTQADLARYPYERFETYYTFADKTIIPTFLTQPVSRTQVNTRQLFYTTKGTQELFPAFGASMSMMRSRFARDVWDGGNGGVHILPRVGLSDDERLADVRASAPALVGAALGINEKEEFLAELFAEPNLIFASIDIAHGANAAVLPVLAKIRGLGIDSGVILGNVGSIEGFAYAYWLMKLSGFQHFILKVGVGPGSVCTTRINTGVGVGQLSLLEEIRKFQAVIGYTDAQIIADGGVNSSGDFVKALAYSDGVMMGKFFASGSFEDEVLIKKDGHLEGVLLYGMASTLVTEKRNFIEGSSQTLRAFHHTAQEAIARLREGLQSAMTYVNATNLTEFRGNVRFARNSAAAITEAGVH
- a CDS encoding YkgJ family cysteine cluster protein, coding for MNPVHPSSRWRQECTLCGACCAAPDIAALQKPLGVPCKHLDAGCKCAIYESRPPVCRNYTPDWVCGEVAPLPTLAERIKRYLEIYGLDYAS
- a CDS encoding DinB family protein, producing MGRATPEQLRQRSQPEKWSAHENLAHLAHFTLVTQDRMARILQEEAPLIERLKPDTEPAFLLLVERSPEEVLTELKELRAQLNQQVAALSEAQLERVGVHSAAGPMPLREWLELFLVHEAHHLYLAFWRVREVLQQAQ